From a region of the Methylomonas rapida genome:
- a CDS encoding ammonium transporter, which yields MKHCVLGLVLLALFGVTDLAIAQEAAAPTVNKGDTAWMIVATLLVILMVIPGLALFYGGMVRAKNMLSVLMQVFVIFSLTAILWACYGYSLAFTEGNAFFGGLSKAFLSGITPDSMAGTFSKGVYVPEFIYVAFQLTFSGITPALIVGAFAERVKFSAVLVFTVIWFTICYLPMAHMVWFWAGPDAYTDQAAADAAGATAGFLFQKGALDFAGGTVVHINAGIAGLVGCLMIGKRIGYGKEFIAPHSLTMNMVGASLLWVGWFGFNVGSNLEANGLAALVFLNTLLAAAAATLAWVGAEWLVRGKPSMLGATSGAIAGLVAITPACGWAGPMGSIFLGLVVGAVCFWTVTSLKHKLGYDDSLDAFGVHGIGGIIGALGTAVVASPALGGAGVWDYVSNAVAEYDMAAQFGSQAWGVAVAIVWSGVASFIAYKIADVLVGLRVEEAIERQGLDVTEHGESAYNL from the coding sequence ATGAAACATTGTGTATTAGGTCTGGTGTTACTGGCGCTATTCGGTGTTACGGACCTGGCGATTGCTCAGGAAGCCGCCGCGCCCACCGTCAATAAGGGCGATACGGCCTGGATGATCGTCGCGACATTGCTGGTCATACTCATGGTGATTCCGGGGCTGGCGCTATTTTACGGTGGCATGGTGCGCGCCAAGAACATGTTGTCAGTATTGATGCAGGTCTTCGTGATTTTTTCGCTGACCGCGATTTTATGGGCCTGCTACGGTTACAGCTTGGCCTTCACCGAAGGCAACGCCTTTTTCGGCGGCCTCAGCAAAGCCTTCTTGAGCGGTATCACGCCGGATTCGATGGCGGGCACCTTCAGCAAAGGGGTTTACGTGCCGGAATTCATTTACGTGGCATTCCAGTTGACGTTCTCCGGCATCACGCCGGCGCTGATCGTCGGTGCGTTTGCCGAGCGCGTGAAGTTTTCCGCCGTGCTGGTGTTTACCGTGATCTGGTTCACGATCTGTTATTTGCCGATGGCGCACATGGTCTGGTTCTGGGCCGGTCCCGATGCCTACACCGATCAAGCCGCCGCCGACGCAGCTGGCGCAACCGCAGGCTTTTTGTTCCAAAAAGGCGCGCTGGATTTTGCCGGCGGCACCGTCGTCCACATCAATGCTGGCATAGCCGGTTTAGTGGGTTGCTTGATGATAGGCAAGCGTATCGGCTACGGCAAAGAGTTCATCGCGCCGCACAGCCTGACCATGAACATGGTAGGCGCATCGCTGTTGTGGGTGGGCTGGTTCGGTTTCAACGTGGGCTCCAATCTGGAAGCCAATGGGCTGGCGGCTTTGGTATTTCTGAACACCTTGTTGGCGGCGGCTGCCGCGACCCTGGCCTGGGTGGGTGCCGAATGGCTGGTACGCGGCAAGCCTAGCATGCTCGGCGCTACTTCCGGTGCGATCGCCGGTTTGGTAGCCATTACCCCGGCCTGCGGTTGGGCGGGCCCGATGGGTTCGATTTTCCTGGGCTTGGTGGTTGGCGCGGTTTGTTTCTGGACGGTCACCAGTTTGAAACACAAACTGGGTTACGACGATTCCCTGGATGCCTTTGGCGTGCATGGTATCGGCGGCATCATCGGCGCGCTGGGCACTGCGGTAGTGGCGAGTCCCGCGCTGGGCGGCGCCGGGGTTTGGGACTATGTCAGCAATGCCGTGGCCGAATACGACATGGCAGCGCAATTCGGCAGTCAAGCCTGGGGTGTTGCGGTCGCCATCGTCTGGTCCGGCGTTGCCTCGTTCATCGCATACAAGATTGCCGATGTGCTGGTGGGTCTGCGCGTTGAAGAAGCCATCGAGCGTCAAGGTCTGGATGTAACCGAACACGGCGAATCGGCTTACAACCTCTGA
- a CDS encoding P-II family nitrogen regulator, translating to MKLITAVVKPFKLDDVREALSEIGVSGVTVTEVKGFGRQKGHTELYRGAEYVVDFLPKAKIEVAVGDALVEQAVESIVKVANTGKIGDGKIFVTNLEQVVRIRTGESGEDAL from the coding sequence ATGAAACTCATAACAGCAGTTGTAAAGCCATTCAAGCTCGACGACGTCCGTGAGGCGTTGTCCGAGATTGGCGTATCCGGGGTGACGGTGACCGAAGTCAAGGGCTTTGGCCGTCAGAAAGGGCATACAGAACTCTATCGAGGTGCCGAGTACGTCGTCGATTTCTTGCCCAAGGCCAAAATCGAAGTGGCGGTGGGGGATGCCTTGGTCGAGCAGGCGGTAGAGTCCATCGTCAAGGTGGCCAACACCGGCAAAATCGGCGACGGCAAGATTTTCGTCACCAATTTAGAGCAGGTTGTCCGGATCAGAACCGGCGAATCCGGCGAAGACGCGCTTTAA
- the glnK gene encoding P-II family nitrogen regulator: MKLITAIIKPFKLDDVREALSDIGISGVTATEVKGFGRQKGHTELYRGAEYVVDFLPKVKLEIAVAESAVDQAIEAIVKAANTGKIGDGKIFVTNLEQIIRIRTGETGEDAI; this comes from the coding sequence ATGAAACTCATTACCGCGATCATCAAACCCTTCAAACTCGATGATGTCCGGGAAGCCTTGTCGGACATCGGTATCTCGGGCGTTACCGCGACTGAAGTGAAAGGTTTTGGCCGGCAAAAAGGCCATACCGAACTGTACCGTGGCGCCGAATACGTGGTCGATTTTTTACCCAAGGTAAAGCTTGAGATTGCAGTCGCCGAAAGCGCCGTCGATCAAGCCATAGAAGCCATCGTCAAGGCCGCCAACACCGGCAAAATCGGCGACGGCAAAATCTTCGTCACGAACCTGGAACAAATCATCCGTATCCGGACCGGCGAAACCGGCGAAGATGCGATTTAA
- a CDS encoding ammonium transporter, which translates to MFSQAVVAETLNPANTAWVLTSSALVLFMTLPGLSLFYGGLVRSKNVLSVLMQCFAITCLVSLLWLAGVYSFVFADGGSWQPFIGGGGKSFLPDMGTASLTGDIPETVFFIFQMTFAIITPALIVGGFAERMKFSAMLWFSALWLIVVYMPICHWMWGGGWLASLGAKDFAGGIVIHVNAGVAALVSALVLGRRRGFPTVAMPPHNMTMVVTGAGMLWFGWFGFNGGSALKADGSAGMAIVVTHIAAAAGSLTWMTIEWLRFGKPSVLGIVTGMVAGLGTITPASGYVGPIGGLVIGITAGAVCFYATQYIKRMLKIDDSLDVFPVHGVGGCIGSILTGVFAAESFGGLGLNGVSMADQVGVQALAVLVTVVWSGLFSYLLLKLINALIGLRVTEDEEVQGLDIALHEETGYHNL; encoded by the coding sequence ATGTTTTCTCAAGCGGTCGTCGCCGAAACCTTGAATCCCGCCAACACCGCCTGGGTATTGACGTCCAGCGCCCTGGTGCTGTTCATGACGCTACCAGGCCTGTCATTGTTTTACGGCGGATTGGTCCGCAGCAAAAACGTATTGTCGGTATTGATGCAATGCTTTGCGATTACTTGCCTGGTATCGCTGCTCTGGCTGGCCGGCGTTTACAGCTTCGTGTTCGCCGACGGCGGTAGTTGGCAGCCTTTCATCGGCGGTGGCGGCAAGAGCTTTTTGCCCGATATGGGCACGGCAAGCCTGACCGGCGATATTCCGGAAACCGTGTTTTTTATTTTTCAAATGACGTTTGCGATCATCACGCCGGCCTTGATCGTCGGCGGCTTTGCCGAGCGCATGAAATTCTCCGCGATGCTTTGGTTCAGCGCGTTGTGGCTGATTGTGGTGTACATGCCCATCTGCCATTGGATGTGGGGCGGCGGTTGGCTGGCGTCCTTGGGGGCCAAGGATTTCGCCGGCGGTATCGTGATTCACGTCAATGCCGGCGTCGCCGCGCTGGTTTCGGCCTTGGTGTTGGGGCGCAGGCGCGGCTTTCCGACCGTGGCGATGCCGCCGCATAACATGACCATGGTCGTGACCGGCGCCGGCATGCTTTGGTTTGGCTGGTTTGGCTTCAATGGCGGCAGCGCGTTGAAGGCGGACGGCAGCGCCGGCATGGCCATCGTCGTGACCCATATCGCCGCCGCCGCGGGATCCTTGACCTGGATGACCATCGAGTGGCTACGCTTCGGCAAGCCCAGCGTATTGGGCATCGTCACCGGCATGGTGGCCGGCCTCGGCACCATCACGCCGGCATCGGGCTACGTCGGCCCCATCGGCGGCCTGGTGATAGGCATCACCGCCGGCGCGGTATGCTTTTATGCCACGCAATACATCAAGCGGATGTTGAAAATCGACGATTCGCTGGACGTATTTCCGGTGCACGGCGTGGGCGGTTGCATTGGTTCAATCCTGACCGGCGTGTTCGCCGCCGAAAGTTTCGGTGGCTTGGGATTGAATGGCGTCAGCATGGCCGATCAGGTTGGGGTACAGGCGCTGGCGGTATTGGTCACCGTGGTCTGGAGTGGTTTGTTCAGTTACTTGTTGTTGAAACTGATCAATGCTCTGATCGGTCTGCGCGTAACCGAAGACGAAGAAGTGCAAGGCCTGGACATCGCTCTGCACGAAGAGACCGGCTATCACAACCTGTGA